ACGCACAGCGTCAGGCGCTGTTTTTTACGTTGCTGGAGCGGCTCATCGCGGAAGGCAGAATCAGGCTTGCCAGTCAGGGAGACTATCTGCAAGGCGATCCGAAGCATCAGGTCGACCCACTCCGCCATGCCTTTCCACCTGAAATGTCCGATGATGAATTGGATGATGTCGACGAATTTGGCCTGTGGTTCTTCGCCAAAGCGCCCGCAGGCGTCGTGTGGATCACGCCGGAGGGGCAAGAGATTTGGACGTAAGAGGAATCAGCCAAACCAGCGCCAATTCCTCTCACTCATGACCGGATATCATGACTCGCAGCGAACTTACTCCGTGGTCTTACGTTCAGCCTCCTGACCCTCTAGCTCCTCACTCTCGTCCGGCTTCGCCACACTCGGATGCTGGCGACCTTCCTCGATAAAATCTTCGTCGATGCCTTCAATATTCTCCTGATTATCGCGACCAGAGAGAATGTTCCAACAGGCGATGAACAGCGCAGCAATCAGCGGACCAATCACAAAACCATTAATACCGTAGATTTCCATACCGCCCAGCGTGGCGATCAGAATCAGGTAATCCGGCATTTTGGTGTCTTTCCCCACCAGCAGCGGACGCAGGATGTTATCCACCAGCCCAATCACCAGCACGAAGAACGCGACAATGAAGATGGCCTGCCAAAGCATGTCCGTCGCGAACAGGAAGATGGCCGCAGGCACCCAGATAATTGCCGAACCCACCGCGGGGATCAGCGACAGGAACGCCATCAGCGAGCCCCACAGCAGGCTGCCTTCTATCCCTGCGATGGAGAACGCAATACCACCCAATGTCCCCTGCACAATCGCCACCACCACGGTGCCTTTCACCGTCGCCCGCGATACGGCGGCAAACTTCACCAGCAGGTGATGTTTAACATGAGTGGAAAGCGGCAGCGATTCCAGAATCAGGTTGACCAGATAAGCACCATCCTTCAGGAGGAAGAAAAGCAGGTAGAGCATCACCCCGAAACCGATGAAGAAGGTGAATGTCCCTTTGCCGATCAGCAGCACGCTTCCCGCCAGATATTGCCCACCTTTCAGCACAACCTGAGAAAGCTCTTGCTGTATTTTGGCGGCGTTATCCAGATTGTGTTCCGCGAGGAAATGTCGCGCCCACCTCGGCAGATGCTGAATCAGCTCCGCCAGCACCACCGGGAATTGCGTATTGCTGTCCTGCAATCGGGTGTAAACCCCGTTAATTTCAACCACCAGCGAGGAAACAATGATCCCCAACGGAATGAAGACGAGCAGGAAGATGATCAGGACTGTGAGCAATGAAGCAACACCGTTGCGATCGTTTAATTTTTGCCGAATTTTGCTTTTCAGCGGATGGAAGATAATGGCCAGCACCGCCGCCCATAATATGGCGGAATAATACGGTGCCAGGATGTCAAAAAACGCCAGCGTGACGATAAATAAGATAAGGATGAAGAATCCCTTCGTAAGCCCTTTAATATTCACAACGATTTCCCCTTCGTTCAATCTGCTCTCGAAATATAGAACGAAGTGGGGCGTTTGCAATACCGGAAAAAGCGCATAGTGCTGAGGAAATGGCTAGGCGAGCGCCTCATGAGTGGCAATAAAGTCGTTTTTTAACTGGCTATACACGGCGGCATCGTTGTCACACGCCAGTGCAGCGGCACGTTTTATTGCCGCGTACTCGGCACATACGGCTGGGTTTGCCCGCAGATAATCACGGAAAGCCAGGTGCCGCTGGATAGTCTCGTCACCCACCACAAAAGCGTGAAGATGGTGCGTGCGCGCATCGCGGCCTTTGGTGTAGTAACGACGTCCTGCTATCCCGTTTTCGCCACGAGGACAGTAGCCCAGATCGACCATGACATGATCGAACCTGTCCAAAGCGGATAACGAAACTACTTCCAGCAGCATATCAATCACCGGCTTAGCGGGGAGCCCCGGCACGGCCGTGCTGCCGATGTGATGTATATTCGCCGCCACTTCACCGAGCGCCTGCATGAGTTCCCTCGCCGCCGTTGCATAATTCGTTGCCCACTGTGGATCGTAATCCACCACGGTAATTGTCCGTCCACCCATTCACTGATCCCCCAACACGGTCTTATCGCGTAAAGGGTATCAACGTTCAGGGGACGATTCAAAAGCCATCAGAAAGCGCGGCAAGGAGACGGTAAATGCCTCTCGCCGCATCATCCGTGCTTACAGGCCATCCAACCGCCGCTGGGTCGCCTGCACCAGTGAGTCCGTGGTGATGTCGGCAATGGATTTGGCACCCGTGAGCGTCATCGCCACACGCATCTCTTTTTCGATCAGGTTCAGCAGGTTAACCACGCCCGCTTCGCCCGCCGCCGCTAGCGCGTAGACAAACGCGCGCCCGAGCATCACGCCGTCCGCGCCCAGCGCAATCATGCGCACCACGTCCAGCCCGGTACGAATGCCGGAATCTGCCAGAATAGTGATATCGCCTTTCACCGCATCGGCGATAGCAGGCAGCGCATGTGCCGTTGATAGCACGCCGTCCAGTTGTCGCCCGCCGTGATTGGAGACCACAATGCCGTCCGCGCCGAACCGGACCGCCTCTTTGGCATCTTCCGGGTCGAGGATGCCTTTGATGATCATCGGCCCTTTCCACATCTCGCGGATCCACGCCAAGTCCTGCCACGAAATAGAAGGATCGAAATTCGCCGCCAGCCAGCCAATGTAGTCTTCCAGCGTCGTGGGTTTGCCACGATAGGCGGAGACATTCCCCAAATCGTGTGGCTTACCGTTCAGGCCAACATCCCACGCCCATTGTGGATGAGTAACGGCCTGTAAAAGACGACGCGCCGCCGCATTCGGTCCGCTCATACCAGAGTGTGCATCGCGATATCGCGCACCCGGCGTCGGCATATCCACGGTAAACACCAACGTCTTCACCCCTGCCGCCTGGGCACGCTCCAGCGCATTACGCATAAAACCACGATCTTTCAACACATAGAGCTGGAACCACATCGGACGATTGATGGCAGGTGCCACTTCCTCAATCGGGCAGACTGAAACCGTGGATAAGGTAAACGGTATCCCTTTGTGTGCCGCCGCACGGGCAGCCTGGACTTCGCCACGTCGGGCGTACATCCCAGTCAGGCCAACGGGAGCCAGCACCACCGGCATTGCCAGTTTTTCGCCGAACAACTGCGTTTCCAGACTCAGGTCGGACATATTTTTCAGGATGCGCTGACGCAGTGCGATATCCGCCAGATCGGCGGTATTACGCCTGAGCGTGTGCTCGCCATAGGCACCGCCGTCAATATAGTGAAAAAGGAACGGCGGAAGCTTACGCTGCGCCGCCGCCCGGTAGTCCGTTGAAGCAGAGATGATCATCGTCCTTTCCCATCCTTCTTCTTGTTTGTGCCATTCTTGCGGTCAATAGAATGACCGCGCATGAAATGACCTTTCTAGTGAAGCCACTTTTAGTGAAATTGTCTGTTAGTGAAACTGATTTTAGTGAAATTGAAGGTACGCGACGTGCGTTTGCAGGTATTCCTGCAAGCCGTGCTTGCCGTCCGCGCCACCCACACCGGATTTACGCCAGCCCGCATGGAAGCCCTGCATCGCCTCGAAGTTTTCACGGTTGATGTAGGTTTCGCCGAATTTCAGCCCTTTCAACGCCTTCATCGCGGTGTTGATATTTTGAGTATAGATCGACGACGTCAGACCATATTCGCTGTCGTTCGCCATCCTAATCGCCTCTTCCAACGTGTCGAAGGTCGCGACAGGCAGCACTGGGCCAAACACCTCTTCGTGCATGATCGGCATGTCCTGTTTGACATCCACCAACAGCGTAGGCGGATAGAAATAGCCCGTACCGCTTTCACGCTGGCCGCCGAGCAGCACTTTCGCGCCCTGCGATACCGCTTTCGCCACTTTGTCTTCCACACGCTGTAACGCCGCTGCACTGATCAGCGGCCCCATATCCAACGCTTTTTTCTCCGCCGTATTGCCGAAAGTCACCTGCTCCATCGCGGCTTTAATACGCGCGATAAACTCATCGTAAATGCCTTTCTGCACGTAAACGCGCTCGGCGCAGTTACACACCTGCCCGCTGTTGATGACGCGGGAACTGACAATCGCTTTCACCGCCAGATCGAGATCTGCATCGTCCATTACGATAGCTGGGGCTTTGCCGCCCAGTTCCAGCGATACCTTCGTCACGTTCTGCGCCGCCGCCGTCATGGTCGCAATGCCCGCCGCCACGCTGCCGGTAAGGCTGACCATGCCAACTTTCGGGTTAGCAGCCAGCTCTTGCCCGACCGTCGGGCCGTAGCCGGTAACAAAATTGATGACGCCTTTCGGCAAACCGATTTTGTGAATGATTTCAGCGAAAATAACCGCATTATTCGGTGTGATCTCGCTCGGTTTGATGACAATGGTATTGCCGGTAATCAACGCCGGCGCCGCTTTGCGTGCAATCAGGAAGAAGGGGAAGTTCCACGGCAGAATACCGGTCGTGACGCCAATCGCTTTACGAAAAACGAAGATGTTTTCATTCGGACGGTCGCTCTGAATGATCTCACCTTCGTAACGGCGCGCCCACTCTGCCATGTAGTCGAGATAGTCAGCGGTGAACAGCACTTCCGTCTGCGCCAGACCGTGCGTTTTACCGCCTTCCGCAATGATGGTGTCGGTCAGTTCGGCTTCGCGCTCGCGGATACCGTCGGCAATCTTGTGCAGCCAAACGCCGCGTTCAACCGCAGGCAGCGCTTCCCAGCCCGGC
The nucleotide sequence above comes from Pectobacterium brasiliense. Encoded proteins:
- a CDS encoding DUF596 domain-containing protein; protein product: MDDNDIHDAVERSAYGLSMGAIWQHIAVECRVNPRTYAQRQALFFTLLERLIAEGRIRLASQGDYLQGDPKHQVDPLRHAFPPEMSDDELDDVDEFGLWFFAKAPAGVVWITPEGQEIWT
- a CDS encoding AI-2E family transporter — translated: MNIKGLTKGFFILILFIVTLAFFDILAPYYSAILWAAVLAIIFHPLKSKIRQKLNDRNGVASLLTVLIIFLLVFIPLGIIVSSLVVEINGVYTRLQDSNTQFPVVLAELIQHLPRWARHFLAEHNLDNAAKIQQELSQVVLKGGQYLAGSVLLIGKGTFTFFIGFGVMLYLLFFLLKDGAYLVNLILESLPLSTHVKHHLLVKFAAVSRATVKGTVVVAIVQGTLGGIAFSIAGIEGSLLWGSLMAFLSLIPAVGSAIIWVPAAIFLFATDMLWQAIFIVAFFVLVIGLVDNILRPLLVGKDTKMPDYLILIATLGGMEIYGINGFVIGPLIAALFIACWNILSGRDNQENIEGIDEDFIEEGRQHPSVAKPDESEELEGQEAERKTTE
- a CDS encoding GrpB family protein, whose translation is MGGRTITVVDYDPQWATNYATAARELMQALGEVAANIHHIGSTAVPGLPAKPVIDMLLEVVSLSALDRFDHVMVDLGYCPRGENGIAGRRYYTKGRDARTHHLHAFVVGDETIQRHLAFRDYLRANPAVCAEYAAIKRAAALACDNDAAVYSQLKNDFIATHEALA
- the lldD gene encoding FMN-dependent L-lactate dehydrogenase LldD, giving the protein MIISASTDYRAAAQRKLPPFLFHYIDGGAYGEHTLRRNTADLADIALRQRILKNMSDLSLETQLFGEKLAMPVVLAPVGLTGMYARRGEVQAARAAAHKGIPFTLSTVSVCPIEEVAPAINRPMWFQLYVLKDRGFMRNALERAQAAGVKTLVFTVDMPTPGARYRDAHSGMSGPNAAARRLLQAVTHPQWAWDVGLNGKPHDLGNVSAYRGKPTTLEDYIGWLAANFDPSISWQDLAWIREMWKGPMIIKGILDPEDAKEAVRFGADGIVVSNHGGRQLDGVLSTAHALPAIADAVKGDITILADSGIRTGLDVVRMIALGADGVMLGRAFVYALAAAGEAGVVNLLNLIEKEMRVAMTLTGAKSIADITTDSLVQATQRRLDGL
- the aldA gene encoding aldehyde dehydrogenase, giving the protein MSITQKRMYINGEFVENRSGKWIDVVNPATEQVISQIPEGSADDAKRAIDAAEAAQPGWEALPAVERGVWLHKIADGIREREAELTDTIIAEGGKTHGLAQTEVLFTADYLDYMAEWARRYEGEIIQSDRPNENIFVFRKAIGVTTGILPWNFPFFLIARKAAPALITGNTIVIKPSEITPNNAVIFAEIIHKIGLPKGVINFVTGYGPTVGQELAANPKVGMVSLTGSVAAGIATMTAAAQNVTKVSLELGGKAPAIVMDDADLDLAVKAIVSSRVINSGQVCNCAERVYVQKGIYDEFIARIKAAMEQVTFGNTAEKKALDMGPLISAAALQRVEDKVAKAVSQGAKVLLGGQRESGTGYFYPPTLLVDVKQDMPIMHEEVFGPVLPVATFDTLEEAIRMANDSEYGLTSSIYTQNINTAMKALKGLKFGETYINRENFEAMQGFHAGWRKSGVGGADGKHGLQEYLQTHVAYLQFH